A DNA window from Polynucleobacter sp. AP-Titi-500A-B4 contains the following coding sequences:
- the recR gene encoding recombination mediator RecR, with protein sequence MARIEAPQDALGRLIEALRVLPGVGPKSAQRMAFYLLQHDRNGAAVLAQSLGEAVETVGHCARCNTFSETQICSTCSDGRRDPSLLCIVETPADQVMVEQTLSFKGNYFVLMGRISPLDGMGPNEIHFDRLLTRIEAPDTGVPIREVVLATNFTSEGEATAHYIGEVLKAKGIKVTRIARGIPVGGELEYVDAGTLARALMDRR encoded by the coding sequence ATGGCACGCATAGAAGCGCCTCAAGATGCCCTCGGTCGATTGATCGAGGCATTGCGAGTATTGCCTGGAGTAGGCCCCAAGTCTGCTCAGCGCATGGCCTTCTATTTATTGCAGCATGATCGCAATGGCGCAGCAGTGCTTGCCCAATCATTGGGTGAAGCAGTAGAGACCGTTGGTCACTGCGCCCGTTGCAATACTTTCTCAGAAACCCAAATCTGCAGCACCTGCTCTGATGGTCGTCGTGATCCATCTTTGCTATGTATTGTGGAAACACCCGCTGACCAAGTGATGGTAGAGCAGACCTTAAGCTTCAAAGGCAATTACTTTGTACTGATGGGACGCATCTCGCCACTCGATGGCATGGGTCCTAATGAGATTCACTTTGATCGTTTACTTACTCGCATTGAAGCGCCTGATACCGGCGTGCCCATTCGTGAAGTGGTGCTAGCCACCAACTTCACTAGTGAAGGTGAGGCAACTGCTCATTACATTGGCGAAGTGCTCAAAGCCAAAGGCATTAAGGTCACACGTATTGCTAGGGGTATTCCGGTGGGCGGTGAACTCGAGTATGTAGATGCGGGCACGCTCGCCAGAGCCTTAATGGATCGTCGATAA
- a CDS encoding type II toxin-antitoxin system RelB/DinJ family antitoxin — MTIADTYVRARIDRATKNSASHALEAMGLSISDAIRMLMLRIADEKQLPFAVKVPNAKTRKAMTELKSGKGKRFKTSKALMADLHADD, encoded by the coding sequence ATGACCATTGCTGATACCTATGTCCGTGCCAGGATAGATAGGGCAACTAAAAATAGCGCTTCGCATGCACTAGAGGCGATGGGCTTATCTATTTCTGATGCAATTCGGATGTTGATGTTGCGGATAGCTGATGAAAAGCAGTTGCCTTTTGCTGTGAAGGTTCCCAACGCAAAGACCAGAAAGGCAATGACTGAGCTCAAATCAGGGAAAGGTAAGCGATTTAAAACCAGCAAAGCACTGATGGCGGATTTGCATGCGGATGATTGA
- a CDS encoding type II toxin-antitoxin system YafQ family toxin, with protein sequence MRMIERSSVFKKDFKRIYANPKHKNNIERLLLRVIELLVLDKSLPVHLRDHDLIGNWYGHRECHIKPDVLLIYKKPDEQILRLARLGSHSDLFG encoded by the coding sequence ATGCGGATGATTGAAAGATCTTCTGTATTCAAAAAAGACTTCAAACGTATCTACGCAAACCCAAAACACAAAAATAATATTGAGCGTCTTCTATTGAGGGTAATAGAGCTTTTGGTATTGGACAAAAGCTTGCCAGTTCATTTACGAGACCATGATTTGATTGGCAATTGGTATGGACATCGTGAATGCCATATCAAGCCTGATGTATTGCTCATTTACAAAAAGCCTGATGAACAAATATTGAGACTTGCTCGCCTAGGAAGCCACAGCGACTTGTTTGGATAA
- a CDS encoding DUF6282 family protein gives MRKFQSSKVLVASLMTAGLILTSNITQAQVGFPPPPPKVSPAAGVIDMHVHPDPDVFGRALTDYELATIARRKGMRGIVIKNHVVTTNDRAALVMQQVPGIEVWGGIVLNKSVGGVNPSAVEWMHRMSGGRGKVVWLPTFDSDKHVKTLVDKNQSGIVVAPNGQVTPELEEVLKIIAREDLILATGHISADEVVTVVKRAKELGVKNILITHGLTNIPGLSWDQAKQVTAMGAYIEICYLQFMTGPTAQYKWMTHWEKVDATVVAKAVKEIGADHLVLSTDLGQQGMMTPPDGVENEIAAVKAAGVSQSDIDKMMKKNPAKLLGLKD, from the coding sequence ATGCGTAAATTTCAATCAAGCAAAGTCTTGGTGGCAAGCTTAATGACTGCTGGCCTCATATTGACTTCCAATATTACTCAGGCACAAGTTGGCTTTCCGCCACCACCACCAAAAGTGAGTCCTGCCGCAGGTGTGATTGATATGCACGTGCATCCTGATCCAGATGTTTTTGGTAGAGCATTAACCGATTACGAATTAGCCACCATTGCTCGTCGCAAGGGAATGCGCGGCATTGTGATTAAAAACCATGTGGTGACAACCAATGACCGAGCGGCTCTCGTGATGCAACAAGTGCCAGGCATTGAAGTGTGGGGCGGTATTGTGCTCAATAAATCCGTAGGTGGTGTTAATCCTTCCGCAGTGGAGTGGATGCATCGCATGTCTGGTGGTCGTGGCAAAGTGGTGTGGTTACCGACCTTTGACTCTGATAAGCATGTCAAGACCCTGGTCGACAAGAACCAATCTGGCATCGTCGTAGCACCGAATGGTCAAGTCACACCAGAGCTTGAAGAAGTATTAAAAATCATTGCTCGTGAAGATTTAATTCTGGCTACGGGTCATATCTCTGCCGATGAGGTAGTGACAGTAGTCAAGCGCGCCAAAGAGTTGGGCGTGAAAAATATTTTGATTACCCATGGCCTGACCAATATTCCAGGCCTTTCATGGGATCAGGCTAAACAAGTAACAGCGATGGGTGCTTATATTGAAATTTGTTATCTGCAATTTATGACTGGCCCTACAGCCCAGTACAAATGGATGACCCATTGGGAAAAAGTCGATGCAACCGTAGTTGCTAAAGCGGTTAAAGAAATTGGCGCGGATCATTTAGTGCTCTCAACCGACTTGGGTCAACAAGGCATGATGACTCCACCAGATGGCGTTGAGAATGAAATTGCGGCAGTCAAAGCAGCGGGCGTATCGCAATCTGACATCGACAAGATGATGAAGAAGAACCCAGCAAAACTGTTGGGTCTAAAAGACTAA
- a CDS encoding carbohydrate porin — MTRKFYLLLLLSIICTFLGATAFAQRAGSGADQVASFASPIQDLPTEGELFGLPVNVHGQTTYINQRYNNFTSSYSGQNSLSALKSMSYTWSGTLFFGARLAPDTDIYFNPEVISGVPFSGLTGLGGFSNGEATKANGAQAKFYSARAFLRQTFNQEGSKVLLENEANQITQTVSSNRVVVTAGQFSTLDIFDDSRYAKDPRIQFMNWGNMTYLAYDYAADARGYSTGLAGEWYLDHWVLRASRMLAPKTPNARDLNWQVFNAYGDQFEIERQHHVGDLPGKVSVLAYRNKMILARFSDATNYILQDPAQRQGTQAINNVRNNYQYKTGIGIHGEQALTKDLGIYGRAFTSDGHTETMSFTEADNSVSVGMGMNGTSWTRPHDTIGISMMQNGLSSYRKNYLQTGGVSYFIGDYAGPTQTISYRPERIGEVYYNAMVVKNILAGLNFQHIQNPAYNSARGPVNILSFRIHAEF; from the coding sequence ATGACCCGCAAGTTTTATCTACTCCTCCTGTTGAGCATTATTTGCACTTTTCTCGGAGCTACTGCGTTTGCGCAGAGGGCGGGGTCGGGTGCTGACCAAGTTGCAAGCTTTGCATCACCGATTCAGGATCTACCGACTGAAGGCGAGTTATTTGGTTTACCGGTAAACGTTCACGGTCAAACTACTTACATCAACCAGCGTTATAACAATTTCACCTCAAGCTATTCAGGGCAAAACAGCTTGTCTGCTTTGAAGTCGATGAGCTACACCTGGTCGGGTACTTTGTTCTTTGGTGCGCGCTTAGCACCTGATACCGATATTTATTTCAATCCCGAAGTGATTTCTGGCGTGCCATTTTCTGGCTTAACTGGTTTAGGTGGCTTCTCAAATGGAGAGGCAACTAAAGCTAATGGTGCACAAGCAAAGTTTTATTCTGCGCGCGCATTTTTGCGTCAGACCTTTAATCAAGAGGGTAGCAAAGTGCTGCTCGAGAATGAGGCCAATCAAATCACACAAACCGTGAGCAGTAATCGCGTGGTTGTCACTGCTGGTCAATTTTCTACTTTAGATATTTTTGACGATAGCCGTTACGCTAAAGATCCTCGCATTCAGTTTATGAACTGGGGCAATATGACCTATCTGGCCTATGACTATGCAGCCGATGCCCGTGGCTACAGTACTGGCTTAGCGGGTGAGTGGTACTTAGATCACTGGGTATTGCGTGCGTCTCGCATGCTCGCACCCAAGACGCCTAATGCGCGCGATCTTAATTGGCAAGTCTTTAACGCCTACGGTGATCAATTTGAAATCGAGCGCCAGCATCATGTTGGCGACTTACCGGGTAAGGTGAGCGTGCTCGCATATCGCAACAAAATGATCTTGGCACGTTTTTCTGATGCAACCAATTACATTCTCCAGGATCCTGCTCAGCGTCAAGGTACTCAAGCCATTAATAATGTGCGCAACAACTACCAATACAAAACGGGTATTGGTATCCATGGAGAACAAGCCTTGACGAAAGACTTGGGTATCTATGGTCGCGCGTTTACTTCTGATGGTCATACCGAGACGATGTCATTTACTGAAGCGGATAACTCTGTCTCGGTAGGTATGGGTATGAACGGTACTAGCTGGACTCGCCCACATGACACGATCGGTATCTCGATGATGCAAAACGGACTATCGAGCTATCGCAAAAATTATTTACAAACGGGTGGCGTGTCTTATTTCATTGGTGACTATGCCGGGCCTACGCAAACGATTAGCTATCGCCCTGAGCGTATCGGTGAGGTGTATTACAACGCCATGGTGGTCAAAAATATCCTAGCGGGATTGAACTTTCAGCATATTCAAAACCCAGCCTACAACTCGGCCCGCGGCCCTGTAAATATCCTGTCTTTTAGGATTCATGCCGAGTTTTAA
- a CDS encoding TolC family protein, with the protein MLIHGTRKTSVVDLLKSIAPYAMTTFVVALSSFSVTSFAQSADNTPASVTVQSSDGSLTAPPNVAIGAQLSSQDKNAAPGSKAAELFAPVTKANTPKIYTKPIASGPTEMDLRQLWNELKMNNPQLSSLRESYLSAKATVPQIAAPANPQVGLVWSGMPVNSPFALGGANAPSPGYPNGISSNNSISVAQPFQFPGKKSLAADIADTNAEALLASSESTYLQLGAQLSTLYYNALASQKQLQVLKESVVRLEMIKNVAKARYANNAAAYVEYLNAQVAQSAAQADQFNVERQLQVGLNNINTLVGRHSREKLILRGDVRRALTGVPTLIELEDFAESSHPSLKSSALQLESARKGVDLAKKAYLPDFQVIGSSYTPRGPFSANNGAMFYQFELDLIIPLYFFTKEKYGVEQAQRNQAAAEAGNISNRQQIVLAVNTAYAAYEQAKNQTQFLKERQVPQADAAYKVGLTQYSNNGQGFNDLLTAQTQLRNLEIALAQAESNLLQAQAVLMVSAGKEPF; encoded by the coding sequence TTGTTGATTCACGGCACACGTAAAACGAGCGTAGTAGATTTACTCAAAAGCATTGCACCATATGCAATGACTACTTTTGTTGTTGCCCTATCTTCTTTTTCAGTAACGAGTTTTGCGCAATCGGCTGATAACACGCCAGCAAGTGTGACGGTGCAATCAAGCGATGGTTCATTAACAGCGCCACCGAATGTTGCTATTGGTGCACAACTGAGTTCGCAAGATAAAAATGCAGCGCCCGGTTCTAAGGCAGCTGAATTATTTGCGCCAGTCACCAAAGCCAATACACCCAAGATTTATACCAAGCCCATTGCTAGTGGTCCAACCGAAATGGATCTGCGTCAGCTTTGGAATGAACTCAAGATGAATAATCCGCAGTTATCGTCTTTGCGCGAATCTTATTTATCTGCCAAAGCAACGGTACCGCAGATTGCTGCGCCAGCTAATCCACAGGTTGGCTTAGTGTGGTCAGGTATGCCAGTCAATTCTCCATTTGCTTTGGGTGGTGCGAACGCTCCTAGTCCTGGCTACCCCAATGGCATTAGTAGTAATAACTCGATTTCTGTTGCTCAACCGTTTCAGTTTCCGGGCAAGAAGAGTTTGGCTGCCGATATTGCTGATACCAATGCAGAAGCACTCTTAGCCAGTTCGGAATCCACCTATCTCCAGCTAGGCGCACAGCTATCTACCCTGTACTACAACGCCTTGGCGTCTCAAAAGCAATTACAGGTCTTAAAAGAATCAGTCGTGCGTTTAGAAATGATTAAGAACGTTGCTAAAGCCCGCTATGCCAACAATGCTGCAGCGTATGTTGAATATCTCAATGCGCAAGTAGCGCAAAGCGCAGCGCAAGCAGACCAATTTAATGTCGAACGTCAGTTACAGGTAGGTCTGAATAACATCAATACACTGGTGGGCCGTCACTCGCGTGAGAAGTTAATTTTGCGTGGCGATGTACGTCGTGCACTGACGGGTGTGCCAACCTTAATTGAGTTGGAAGACTTCGCAGAAAGTAGTCACCCCTCTTTAAAGAGTTCCGCCTTGCAACTTGAATCAGCCCGTAAAGGTGTAGACCTGGCCAAGAAAGCATACTTACCTGACTTCCAAGTGATTGGCTCTTCATACACACCACGTGGACCATTCTCTGCGAACAATGGTGCGATGTTCTATCAGTTTGAATTAGACCTCATCATTCCGCTGTATTTCTTTACCAAAGAAAAGTACGGAGTAGAGCAGGCGCAGCGCAATCAAGCGGCAGCTGAGGCGGGCAATATTTCGAATCGTCAGCAAATTGTGTTGGCGGTAAACACCGCATATGCTGCTTATGAGCAAGCCAAGAATCAAACCCAGTTCTTAAAAGAGCGCCAAGTACCTCAGGCGGATGCCGCCTATAAGGTTGGATTGACCCAATACTCCAATAATGGGCAAGGATTTAATGATTTATTGACTGCGCAAACCCAATTGCGTAACTTAGAGATTGCGTTAGCGCAGGCAGAGAGTAATTTGCTGCAGGCGCAAGCAGTATTAATGGTTTCAGCGGGCAAAGAGCCTTTTTAA
- a CDS encoding efflux RND transporter periplasmic adaptor subunit, whose amino-acid sequence MIDQILSFLKRLSEKAKPILHKGAEHGTHHAKVAAAGLAGLYWNLSPQNRHRVRLAAYAFAILSVGIVVGRVTNVNRTVKIESSDKALKVEKTGVLELKLPGVQLNPEIYVFQTAEKVQVPVNIKVPGRLAFNAEKSKVLSARAPGRVERIYAFDGAQVDVGSPIVELYSPEFLSAQQEYLLSSKTAKVLESSKTMSDLLGDARITQQAAANRMRNLGAGDGDIKSIETTGKTTSNLIMRSPLKGVVVKRNVEPGSAVNSGDVITTLADPRHLWFLGNVFEQDFRLIKQGQKMILRLEAYPEKEFVAYANYIAPTIDPQTRALLIRADVENTDDLLRPDMFAAGLLTTGVADAVVVPQSAIVRVRENRFAIIKVGPETFRRVPVKGYDLNSKSFAITEGVEQGWQVLSEGAVLLNDRFAKQED is encoded by the coding sequence TTGATAGATCAAATTCTGTCGTTTCTAAAACGCTTGTCTGAGAAGGCAAAGCCGATTTTGCATAAAGGTGCCGAGCATGGCACGCACCATGCAAAAGTCGCTGCTGCTGGTTTGGCAGGTTTGTATTGGAATCTATCTCCACAAAATCGCCATCGTGTACGTTTGGCTGCTTATGCTTTTGCCATTCTTTCGGTTGGTATCGTGGTCGGCCGTGTCACGAACGTAAACCGTACCGTCAAAATTGAATCTTCTGATAAAGCGCTCAAGGTTGAAAAGACGGGCGTATTGGAGTTGAAATTACCAGGCGTTCAACTCAACCCTGAGATTTATGTATTTCAGACTGCTGAAAAGGTACAAGTACCAGTCAATATTAAGGTGCCAGGACGCTTAGCCTTTAATGCTGAAAAATCGAAAGTACTCTCTGCTCGTGCTCCTGGCAGGGTAGAGCGCATCTATGCCTTTGATGGTGCCCAAGTTGATGTGGGTTCACCGATTGTTGAGCTCTATAGTCCTGAGTTCCTCTCCGCGCAGCAAGAATATTTACTCTCTTCTAAAACTGCCAAAGTATTAGAGAGCAGTAAAACCATGAGTGATTTGCTCGGCGATGCACGCATTACACAACAAGCTGCTGCCAACCGCATGAGAAATCTTGGTGCAGGTGATGGCGATATCAAGAGTATTGAAACGACTGGTAAGACTACCAGCAACTTGATCATGCGCTCACCTTTAAAGGGTGTTGTCGTGAAGCGAAATGTAGAACCCGGTTCTGCCGTGAATTCTGGCGATGTCATCACGACCTTAGCCGATCCAAGGCATCTCTGGTTCTTGGGTAATGTGTTTGAACAAGACTTCCGCTTGATTAAGCAAGGTCAAAAAATGATTTTGCGTCTTGAGGCCTATCCAGAAAAAGAGTTCGTCGCCTACGCAAATTACATCGCGCCAACCATTGATCCACAAACCCGCGCATTACTCATTCGTGCGGATGTTGAAAACACTGATGATCTCTTGCGTCCAGATATGTTCGCTGCTGGTTTGTTAACTACAGGTGTTGCCGATGCCGTGGTTGTGCCGCAATCAGCTATTGTCCGTGTGCGCGAGAACCGCTTTGCGATCATTAAGGTGGGCCCTGAAACTTTCCGCCGCGTACCTGTAAAAGGCTATGACCTCAATAGCAAGAGCTTTGCGATTACTGAAGGTGTCGAGCAGGGCTGGCAGGTACTGTCAGAAGGCGCTGTTTTGTTAAACGATCGCTTTGCTAAGCAGGAGGACTAA
- a CDS encoding efflux RND transporter permease subunit gives MSVFTSFIRGVIEKRVLVIFASIVLLGLGMLSLSKLPIQPYPGVAPLTIQAISQWPGRSTTEVEQQVTIPVENALAGIPGLQAFRSVSLFGLSVVTLKFNDTADPFKARQVFISNLANVSFPPGVTSSVSPDSDATGEIMRYEVRSEYATSTLLKTLQNYEIYKELKQTPGVADVSSFGGKVRQYQVIVSPESLQAKGVSINDLILALSNANSNTGGGLLPSGEQQFVVRGVGLLKNIDDIKQVVVTNNKGVPIRIGDVATVQIGNAPRLGMFQFNDNPDSVEGIVYLRRGENATEVLARVRSTVENINKHVLPPGVEVKPFYDRQVLLDITIGTVKHTLFFGISLVLAVLFFFLGNIRAAAVVAAVIPLALCVSFIQMHLWSVPANLISLGAIDFGVIVDSAVILTENVMRHLEEGGKRLNQSIIMATSEVQRAMIYSTGIIIVAYSPLFFMGGVEGIIFKPMAFTMGFALIAAMILSLTFLPAMVSLVFGENLHHKPPSFITKILDGYKPLLRRWMDRPLTVFSVAVFVLGLTLLSMTRLGTAFLPTLEENNIWLRVTLPNTVDLDYSVKIANQLRETFMKQPEIDKVAAQIGRPDDGTDSTGVFNQEYGLYLKSPENMPSGSSKKDLIAHLETELNKIPGVTYSFSQYIQDNVNEALSGVKGENSVKIYGTDLEVLDQKAHEVIDQLKKVRGVADEGILKELGQPTLNIQIDRERASRYNINVNDIQTVVANAIGGAAVTNLLEDEKTFGIAIRLNEGSRNDVADIRGLLVDSPDGTKVPLSMVATVQLTDGPFFIYREAGKRYIAIKFSVRHRDLGSAVEDAQFLVEKNITLPPNYSISWDGQFNQMKQAQKKLMVIVPLALLGIFLLLVSAFGNFRDAFIVMINVPFAAIGGVLALHLAGETLSISAFFGFLSLFGIAIQDGVILISFINKTAATEHGQMKDIMVEGASLRVRPVLMTAALSGLGLLPAALSHSIGSEAQRPLALVIVGGMVTTTVLTLLVLPVIYGWFRGRSLAPAVTPSNP, from the coding sequence GTGAGCGTTTTTACCTCCTTTATTCGAGGGGTTATCGAGAAGCGCGTATTAGTCATATTTGCTTCGATCGTGCTCTTGGGTCTTGGCATGCTCAGTCTGAGCAAATTGCCGATTCAACCTTACCCAGGTGTGGCGCCATTGACGATTCAGGCGATCTCACAATGGCCGGGTAGAAGCACGACTGAGGTTGAGCAGCAAGTCACCATTCCAGTAGAAAACGCATTAGCCGGTATTCCAGGTCTACAGGCATTTCGTTCTGTATCACTCTTTGGTTTATCGGTTGTCACCCTGAAGTTCAATGACACGGCAGATCCATTCAAGGCACGGCAAGTATTCATTTCCAATTTAGCTAACGTCAGCTTTCCGCCTGGCGTAACTTCAAGCGTGAGTCCCGACTCAGATGCAACGGGCGAGATTATGCGTTATGAAGTGCGTTCTGAGTACGCCACTTCCACTTTGCTTAAGACATTGCAAAACTATGAGATCTATAAAGAGCTCAAACAAACTCCGGGTGTAGCAGACGTATCTTCATTTGGCGGCAAGGTTCGACAATACCAAGTCATCGTTAGCCCAGAAAGTCTGCAGGCTAAAGGCGTATCGATTAACGATTTGATCTTGGCACTCTCGAATGCCAATAGCAATACCGGTGGTGGCTTATTACCCAGTGGTGAGCAACAGTTTGTAGTCCGCGGCGTTGGCTTGCTGAAGAACATTGATGACATCAAGCAGGTGGTCGTTACCAACAATAAAGGCGTACCAATTCGAATTGGTGATGTAGCTACCGTGCAGATTGGTAATGCACCACGCTTGGGGATGTTCCAGTTCAATGACAATCCAGATTCTGTAGAAGGGATTGTGTATTTGCGTCGTGGTGAGAATGCGACTGAAGTCTTGGCCCGCGTGCGCAGTACCGTGGAGAACATTAATAAGCATGTATTGCCACCAGGCGTTGAAGTAAAACCCTTCTACGATCGCCAGGTGTTGCTCGATATCACCATTGGAACCGTTAAGCACACCTTATTCTTTGGTATCTCTTTGGTTCTTGCAGTCTTGTTTTTCTTCTTGGGCAATATTCGTGCTGCTGCAGTAGTAGCTGCTGTCATCCCCTTAGCTTTGTGTGTGTCATTTATTCAGATGCACTTATGGAGCGTGCCAGCCAATTTGATTTCTCTAGGTGCGATTGACTTTGGTGTGATCGTGGACTCCGCGGTGATTCTGACGGAGAACGTCATGCGTCACTTGGAGGAGGGTGGTAAGCGCTTGAACCAAAGCATCATCATGGCAACCAGTGAAGTGCAGCGTGCCATGATTTACTCCACCGGCATCATCATCGTGGCTTACTCCCCATTGTTTTTCATGGGTGGTGTTGAAGGCATTATCTTTAAACCCATGGCCTTCACCATGGGCTTTGCCTTGATCGCTGCAATGATTCTGAGTCTGACCTTCCTACCGGCGATGGTCTCTTTGGTATTTGGTGAGAACCTGCATCACAAACCACCATCATTCATTACCAAGATCTTGGATGGCTACAAGCCTTTGCTCCGTAGATGGATGGATCGTCCATTAACGGTATTCTCGGTAGCAGTGTTTGTGCTTGGCTTAACGCTCTTGAGTATGACGCGTTTGGGTACTGCCTTCTTGCCAACGCTAGAAGAGAACAATATTTGGCTGCGCGTGACTTTGCCAAATACGGTCGACTTGGATTACTCCGTCAAGATTGCCAATCAGTTACGTGAAACCTTTATGAAGCAACCTGAGATTGATAAGGTGGCTGCACAGATTGGTCGCCCAGACGATGGTACTGATTCGACTGGCGTGTTTAACCAAGAGTATGGCTTGTATCTGAAGAGTCCCGAGAATATGCCAAGCGGCTCTTCTAAGAAGGATCTCATAGCGCATTTAGAGACGGAACTTAATAAGATTCCGGGTGTTACATATAGCTTCTCACAATACATTCAAGATAACGTGAATGAGGCGCTTTCGGGTGTTAAGGGAGAGAACTCGGTCAAGATCTACGGCACCGACTTAGAAGTGCTCGACCAAAAAGCCCATGAGGTCATTGATCAACTCAAAAAAGTGCGTGGCGTAGCGGATGAGGGCATTCTCAAAGAATTGGGTCAGCCAACCTTGAACATTCAGATTGATCGTGAACGTGCATCCCGTTACAACATCAACGTAAACGATATTCAGACAGTGGTGGCTAATGCGATTGGCGGCGCTGCAGTTACTAACTTACTTGAAGATGAAAAGACCTTTGGTATTGCGATTCGTCTGAATGAAGGCAGTCGCAACGACGTTGCAGATATTAGGGGATTATTGGTTGACTCTCCAGACGGTACAAAAGTTCCCCTCTCGATGGTGGCAACGGTTCAGCTAACAGACGGACCTTTCTTCATTTACCGTGAAGCAGGTAAGCGCTATATCGCGATTAAATTTAGCGTACGTCACCGTGACTTAGGAAGCGCTGTAGAAGATGCGCAATTCTTGGTCGAGAAAAATATTACTTTGCCGCCAAACTATTCGATTAGCTGGGATGGACAGTTCAACCAGATGAAGCAGGCACAGAAAAAATTGATGGTGATTGTGCCTTTAGCTTTATTGGGGATCTTCTTGCTACTAGTGAGTGCATTTGGCAATTTCCGTGATGCCTTTATCGTTATGATTAATGTGCCATTTGCTGCCATTGGTGGTGTACTAGCCTTACACCTCGCAGGAGAGACCTTAAGTATCTCAGCGTTCTTTGGATTCTTATCGCTCTTTGGTATTGCGATTCAGGACGGTGTGATCTTGATCTCCTTTATTAATAAGACGGCCGCTACTGAGCATGGTCAAATGAAAGACATCATGGTTGAGGGCGCCTCTTTGCGTGTGCGTCCTGTATTGATGACTGCAGCACTATCAGGCCTTGGTCTCTTGCCGGCCGCTTTATCACATTCGATTGGTTCTGAAGCGCAGCGTCCATTGGCCTTGGTGATTGTGGGTGGTATGGTGACTACAACGGTACTGACACTCTTAGTATTGCCGGTGATTTATGGTTGGTTTAGAGGTCGCTCATTAGCTCCAGCTGTCACTCCAAGCAATCCTTAA
- the surE gene encoding 5'/3'-nucleotidase SurE, translating to MSDRQPHILVSNDDGYLAPGLLALVNAVRPLGRITVIAPEQNHSGASNSLTLSRPLSIHRVAGGERDGFFFINGTPTDCVHVAMTGFLDEKPDLVISGINQGENMGEDVLYSGTVAAAVEGVMFGVPGIAFSQIDRGWNRIEDAAKAAHDVVAQMLASKLSHNDGSATLLNVNIPNRPYADLYRWRVTRLGNRHHSQPVVVQDSPRGEKIYWIGAAGDVKEGSEGTDFHAIDEGCISITPMQLDLTHHTRLAAMRANGWDRG from the coding sequence ATGAGTGATCGTCAACCGCATATTCTGGTATCGAATGACGATGGCTATTTGGCTCCTGGCTTATTGGCTTTAGTGAACGCTGTACGTCCTTTGGGGCGCATTACCGTGATTGCTCCCGAGCAAAATCATAGTGGCGCTTCTAACTCGCTCACACTCTCAAGACCATTGTCGATTCATCGGGTAGCAGGTGGTGAGCGTGATGGCTTTTTCTTTATCAATGGCACGCCGACCGATTGTGTGCACGTTGCGATGACCGGTTTCTTAGATGAAAAACCCGACCTCGTGATCTCTGGTATCAATCAAGGTGAGAACATGGGCGAGGATGTGCTGTATTCAGGCACGGTTGCTGCGGCAGTTGAGGGTGTGATGTTTGGGGTTCCTGGGATTGCTTTCTCGCAAATTGATCGTGGTTGGAATCGCATTGAAGATGCTGCTAAAGCAGCACATGATGTGGTTGCGCAGATGTTGGCGTCTAAGCTCAGTCATAACGATGGCAGCGCAACTTTGCTCAATGTCAATATTCCCAATCGTCCTTATGCAGACTTATATCGCTGGCGTGTGACGCGCTTGGGTAATCGCCATCATTCACAACCAGTGGTGGTACAAGATAGCCCACGCGGTGAAAAGATCTATTGGATTGGTGCGGCTGGCGATGTCAAAGAAGGCTCTGAAGGTACCGACTTTCATGCGATCGATGAAGGTTGTATCTCCATTACGCCAATGCAATTAGATTTAACTCACCACACCCGTCTAGCGGCGATGCGTGCCAATGGTTGGGATCGCGGTTGA